One genomic segment of Helianthus annuus cultivar XRQ/B chromosome 14, HanXRQr2.0-SUNRISE, whole genome shotgun sequence includes these proteins:
- the LOC110923786 gene encoding uncharacterized protein LOC110923786, giving the protein MNSNTYHSGLRNHPNFRYGNPSNQANPNFQGSQCNFAPRRPFNNQSRFSGQSSSGGNEVMEMLKAMQLEMQRRNQMDDIRMQKDEIRDKAIQSLTTQMGQLASDVALLKKSKGQSPSDTVINPKNTKSININVVSTIPNTKFNETLLTSSYQVNSGLEKDAEVENDKEHGTPLVPIRVGKLKIPHALLDYGASMSVLPCDLYDMYDFGPLQDADTMVSLADESWRRPRGMVKNVMIRLVEFEYPVDFLVLYYATTMMASQQRVIFGRLFLYTANAQIDCREGIITMTENNRKLSFDVQTKMISYDLVLAKDSGFSEKVFKNEKKSPTGP; this is encoded by the coding sequence aTGAATTCCAATACTTACCACTCCGGTTTGAGAAACCACCCAAACTTTAGATATGGAAATCCCTCAAACCAAGCTAACCCGAATTTTCAAGGAAGTCAATGTAACTTTGCTCCACGCCGACCGTTCAATAATCAAAGTAGGTTTTCGGGTCAAAGTTCTTCTGGTGGAAATGAGGTCATGGAGATGCTCAAGGCAATGCAACTAGAGATGCAGCGAAGAAATCAAATGGATGATATTCGCATGCAAAAAGATGAAATCCGTGACAAAGCTATTCAATCgttgaccactcaaatgggtcaacttgcaagtGACGTGGCATTATTAAAGAAATCAAAAGGTCAATCACCAAGTGACACGGTGATAAATCCCAAGAACACAAAAAGCATTAacatcaatgtggtaagcaccaTTCCAAATACTAAATTTAATGAAACATTGCTAACTTCTTCGTATCAAGTGAACTCAGGTTTGGAAAAAGATGCCGAAGTCGAGAATGATAAAGAGCATGGAACACCACTTGTGCCGATTCGAGTGGGAAAATTAAAAATTCCCCATGCATTATTGGATTATGGGGCGAGTATGAGTGTGCTACCATGTGACTTATATGATATGtatgattttggtccacttcaGGATGCAGACACCATGGTGAGTTTGGCGGATGaaagttggaggcgtccacggggaatGGTTAAGAATGTTATGATTCGGTTGGTAGAATTCGAATACCCAGTGGATTTTCTGGTTTTATATTATGCTACTACCATGATGGCGTCACAACAAAGGGTGATTTTTGGTCGACTGTTTCTCTATACGGCAAATGCTCAAATCGATTGTAGAGAAGGAATCATTACCATGACCGAAAATAACCGTAAGTTGTCATTTGATGTTCAGACTAAGATGATTAGTTACGATTTGGTTCTGGCGAAGGATAGCGGGTTTAGTGAAAAGGTGTTCAAAAATGAGAAGAAATCACCCACCGGACCGTGA